In a genomic window of Paraburkholderia phenazinium:
- a CDS encoding winged helix-turn-helix transcriptional regulator: MGTTTATTSTLRAKLEGAKAKYGAFVNCPVRDVIDVISGRWSSLLMTALAEQPYRFGELRRLVPDISQRMLTQTLQELQRDGYVHREVFPTKPPGVEYSLTDLGHSMFEALHVLLQWAEDNHDAVTAARDGFDSERKSA; encoded by the coding sequence ATGGGAACCACCACGGCGACGACGAGTACGCTCAGAGCGAAGCTTGAAGGGGCCAAGGCAAAATACGGGGCGTTCGTGAATTGCCCCGTGCGCGACGTCATTGACGTCATTAGCGGCAGGTGGAGTTCGTTGCTGATGACTGCACTGGCCGAGCAACCCTACCGGTTCGGAGAACTTCGCCGGCTCGTGCCTGACATATCGCAGCGCATGCTCACGCAGACGCTTCAGGAGTTGCAACGCGACGGCTATGTGCATCGAGAGGTCTTTCCGACCAAACCGCCAGGCGTGGAATACAGCCTGACCGACCTCGGCCATTCGATGTTCGAAGCGCTACACGTGCTGCTGCAGTGGGCGGAGGACAATCACGATGCGGTTACCGCGGCTCGCGACGGCTTCGATAGCGAGAGGAAATCCGCGTAA
- a CDS encoding NmrA family NAD(P)-binding protein, producing the protein MNDSIFVTGAAGQLGQLVIKHLLARGVAPSRIVAGTRSPEKLAGLAAAGIEVRKADFEDLHGLTEAFNGAGTVLIISTDALDGTDTRLQQHRNAVAAAVAADVKRLAYTSQPNPASSLLTFSPDHLGTEQAIKATGLPYVIFRNSWYHENLLRSLPNALKSGQWHSAAEGGRTSYVGREDIAEAIAAALTTSTLESRTYTLTGSEALSTEEVARLASQATGQPISVVHVTDGQLATGLKAAGVPEIFVSVLVSAEAETRAGNLSIVTDHVESLIGRTPKRLAEYLKEAKAAFGA; encoded by the coding sequence ATGAACGACAGTATTTTTGTGACCGGTGCGGCCGGTCAACTCGGGCAACTCGTCATCAAGCACCTGCTAGCGCGCGGCGTAGCGCCCAGCCGGATCGTCGCCGGTACCCGCAGCCCTGAGAAGCTGGCCGGCCTCGCTGCGGCAGGCATCGAGGTGCGCAAGGCGGACTTCGAAGACTTACATGGCCTGACCGAGGCTTTCAACGGTGCCGGCACCGTCCTCATTATTTCTACGGATGCCTTGGACGGAACCGATACGCGCCTGCAGCAGCATCGCAATGCGGTCGCGGCGGCCGTCGCCGCGGACGTGAAGCGTCTCGCCTATACGTCTCAGCCCAATCCAGCCAGTTCGCTTTTGACCTTCTCGCCCGACCACCTGGGAACCGAGCAGGCCATCAAGGCCACCGGTCTGCCCTACGTGATTTTCCGGAACAGCTGGTATCACGAGAATCTGCTCCGGTCGCTTCCCAATGCGCTGAAGAGCGGACAGTGGCACTCCGCGGCCGAAGGCGGGAGAACGTCGTACGTTGGACGTGAGGACATTGCCGAAGCGATTGCCGCAGCGCTCACCACTTCAACATTGGAAAGCAGGACATATACCCTCACGGGTTCTGAGGCACTGTCTACCGAAGAAGTTGCCCGCCTCGCCAGTCAGGCGACAGGCCAGCCCATTTCCGTCGTTCACGTGACCGACGGACAACTCGCTACGGGGCTGAAGGCCGCCGGCGTTCCTGAGATATTCGTCTCTGTCCTGGTGTCGGCTGAAGCGGAGACGCGGGCGGGCAATCTCTCCATCGTCACGGACCATGTCGAGTCGCTTATCGGTCGCACTCCAAAACGTCTCGCCGAGTATCTCAAGGAAGCAAAGGCCGCTTTCGGAGCTTGA
- a CDS encoding TonB-dependent receptor, translating into MKKRALAVAARHLIWTHVALGATLAGPVFAQTAPATGSGTNPAAGAAAAPAAASGSSAITTTTDEHGTQAKLKTFEVTGSLIRQTDKTGFNAVQTVTQKDITQSGETTVAGYLQSLSANSASSWGETTPFNLAPGGAGIALRGLSEKYTLVLIDGQRAAPYAFGSNGTDTFFDIDTIPTNMVDRIEVVKSGGVSQYGSDAIAGVVNIITKHDYQGLQLDGSLGGAAQGVDGTVKFNVLGGFGNLASDGYNVTAAASFYRASGLTLGDRSTTDALDYSALGGPNVSPLSYLASPTGVLQAPKNCFGSVGSPNPASEFAGGSTGTVCQPPNAASAYSLAPQVDRSNLKVHADFKINDTTQAWVDAWESYDTTQLSKGYAYLGTAAPGVTAPTVYSPSAGYGLFNNQTSDGYTVNYAFPNQVVQNTDSNFYRVSTGVKGEIDTSSIGNWNWEASAGHSQSTVTNTVSNQLNANVLGTYLSGVTASTFDGNTLQNLPGLYGTTSQLAISKLETVDASISTPNLFHLPTGDVGAGFGTQFQHQSEYVGPGSYNYLNPYLQSVDGERNIAAVFYQFDIPLLDNLKFSQSGRYDHYSDVGGAFSPRFALRYQPIQALTAYASYDRGFRAPTLIEADQKVNAVFQSVTVNGSNYNVPEFITGNPNLAPERTKNYNLGFELSPTRNTDVGLDWYRISVSNVIGTPNPTSEVAADIAQTGSAPAFITEQFENLGTMRTDGFEATFRQALPTQLGTFTLAADWAWVWHFDLANGPGQPSVNLAGNNLGIDTVFGASFPRWKGNTSVNWVSTNRNWNATLTWQYTGPYAQAAGSPGSVGSYSQFNLFASYSGIKHWTLYAGINNIFNHKPPYDALWPYVDGSFYDSSLYSDLGVYAQIGATYKF; encoded by the coding sequence ATGAAAAAACGAGCACTGGCGGTCGCCGCCAGACACCTGATCTGGACACATGTTGCGCTAGGTGCAACGCTGGCAGGACCGGTATTCGCACAGACCGCACCGGCCACCGGCAGCGGGACCAACCCGGCTGCCGGTGCCGCGGCAGCGCCTGCGGCCGCTTCCGGCTCGTCGGCCATCACCACCACCACCGACGAACACGGCACACAAGCGAAACTCAAGACGTTTGAAGTCACCGGCTCGCTGATCCGTCAGACGGACAAGACCGGCTTCAACGCGGTGCAGACCGTCACTCAGAAAGACATCACGCAGAGCGGCGAGACGACGGTCGCGGGTTACCTGCAATCGCTCTCGGCAAACTCGGCCAGCAGTTGGGGAGAAACCACACCGTTCAATCTCGCGCCGGGCGGCGCGGGTATCGCCCTGCGCGGCCTCAGCGAAAAGTACACGCTGGTGCTGATCGACGGGCAGCGGGCGGCGCCCTACGCGTTCGGATCGAACGGCACGGATACCTTCTTCGACATCGACACGATTCCGACCAACATGGTCGACCGCATCGAAGTGGTCAAGTCAGGCGGCGTGTCGCAGTACGGTTCGGACGCCATCGCCGGTGTCGTCAACATCATCACCAAGCACGATTACCAGGGTCTGCAACTGGACGGCAGCCTGGGCGGCGCAGCGCAAGGCGTGGATGGAACGGTCAAGTTCAATGTGCTGGGCGGTTTCGGCAACCTGGCCTCCGACGGCTATAACGTCACCGCGGCAGCAAGCTTCTATCGCGCGAGCGGCTTGACGCTCGGCGATCGCTCGACGACGGATGCGCTCGACTATTCGGCGCTGGGCGGCCCCAATGTCTCGCCGCTTTCGTATCTGGCGTCGCCGACCGGGGTGTTGCAGGCGCCCAAGAACTGCTTTGGCTCGGTCGGCTCGCCGAACCCTGCGAGCGAATTCGCCGGCGGCTCGACGGGCACGGTCTGCCAACCGCCCAACGCGGCTTCCGCGTATAGCCTGGCGCCGCAGGTCGATCGCTCGAACCTCAAGGTTCACGCGGACTTCAAGATCAACGATACGACCCAGGCATGGGTGGACGCGTGGGAAAGCTACGACACCACGCAACTCAGCAAGGGGTACGCCTATCTGGGCACGGCTGCGCCGGGTGTGACCGCGCCGACCGTCTATTCGCCTTCGGCGGGCTATGGCCTGTTCAACAACCAGACGAGCGACGGTTATACGGTCAACTACGCCTTCCCGAACCAGGTGGTGCAGAACACAGACTCGAACTTCTATCGCGTGTCGACCGGTGTGAAGGGCGAGATCGATACCAGCTCGATCGGTAACTGGAACTGGGAGGCTTCGGCGGGTCACTCGCAGAGCACGGTGACGAACACCGTCAGCAATCAGCTCAACGCAAACGTGCTGGGCACTTACCTGAGCGGCGTGACCGCCTCGACGTTCGACGGCAACACCCTGCAAAATCTGCCCGGCCTTTACGGCACGACCTCGCAGCTCGCGATTTCCAAGCTCGAAACGGTGGATGCGTCGATCTCGACGCCGAACCTGTTTCATTTGCCGACGGGTGACGTGGGCGCGGGCTTCGGTACGCAGTTCCAGCACCAGTCCGAATACGTCGGGCCGGGTTCTTACAATTACCTGAACCCGTATCTGCAGTCGGTGGATGGCGAGCGCAACATTGCCGCCGTGTTCTATCAGTTCGATATCCCGCTGCTGGATAACCTGAAGTTCAGCCAGTCCGGCCGCTACGACCACTATAGCGACGTGGGCGGCGCCTTCTCGCCCCGCTTCGCATTGCGTTACCAGCCTATCCAGGCGCTGACGGCTTATGCGAGCTACGACCGCGGTTTCCGCGCGCCGACGCTGATCGAGGCAGACCAGAAGGTCAATGCGGTGTTCCAGAGCGTCACGGTAAACGGTTCCAACTACAACGTGCCGGAGTTCATCACCGGCAACCCGAACCTGGCGCCGGAACGCACGAAGAACTACAACCTTGGCTTCGAACTGTCGCCGACGCGCAACACGGACGTGGGCCTGGATTGGTATCGAATCTCGGTTTCGAACGTGATCGGCACGCCGAACCCGACTAGCGAGGTGGCGGCGGACATCGCTCAAACGGGATCTGCGCCGGCCTTCATCACCGAGCAATTCGAGAACCTTGGCACGATGCGCACGGACGGATTCGAGGCGACCTTCCGCCAGGCGCTGCCGACGCAACTGGGCACGTTCACGCTGGCAGCCGATTGGGCGTGGGTGTGGCACTTCGATCTGGCCAATGGCCCGGGTCAACCGAGCGTGAACCTGGCCGGCAACAACCTTGGCATCGATACGGTGTTCGGTGCATCGTTCCCGCGCTGGAAGGGCAACACGAGCGTGAACTGGGTTTCGACAAACCGCAACTGGAACGCGACGCTCACGTGGCAATACACGGGGCCGTATGCGCAAGCGGCCGGAAGCCCTGGCTCAGTCGGTTCGTACAGCCAGTTCAATCTGTTTGCGTCTTACTCGGGCATCAAGCATTGGACGCTGTATGCCGGTATCAACAACATCTTCAACCACAAGCCGCCGTATGACGCGCTGTGGCCGTATGTTGACGGCAGCTTCTACGACTCGTCGCTTTACAGCGATCTCGGTGTCTACGCGCAGATCGGGGCAACGTATAAGTTTTGA
- a CDS encoding MarR family winged helix-turn-helix transcriptional regulator codes for MNHEFDNFLWPGQSIVFALSKARHLLTAEMDVALAGTGVTSSQVGTLLLLFQDMTHTSAGLSRLLRIDSGFVTRTVDRLEKQGLVRRTRDSEDRRVVSLTLTEAGRDAAARIAEIAPEILNQHLSGFTPAEFASLCRLLGKLLDG; via the coding sequence ATGAATCATGAGTTCGACAACTTTCTTTGGCCGGGTCAGAGCATCGTCTTTGCGTTGAGCAAAGCCCGCCATCTGCTCACGGCGGAAATGGACGTGGCGCTTGCGGGCACAGGCGTCACCAGTTCGCAAGTCGGTACACTGCTGCTCCTGTTTCAGGACATGACGCACACCTCGGCGGGCTTGTCCAGGCTGCTGCGCATCGATTCGGGATTCGTCACACGGACGGTGGATCGACTGGAGAAGCAGGGTCTCGTGCGCCGGACTCGCGACAGCGAGGACCGGCGAGTGGTCAGCCTGACGCTGACCGAAGCGGGACGGGATGCCGCCGCGCGGATCGCGGAAATTGCGCCGGAGATTTTGAACCAGCACTTGTCAGGCTTTACCCCAGCAGAATTCGCAAGCTTGTGCAGGCTCCTCGGCAAGTTGCTGGATGGGTAG